In Phycisphaerae bacterium RAS2, the DNA window TTCTGACCTCCGGCGCCGCGCCGGGCGGTTGCCCCGTGATTGCGTCGAATCAGGTGGACCCCAGCGTAGTCGCCTGGACGGATCGCAGCTCGCAAATCGCGGAGCAGTATCGCGCCGCGCGCACCTGGCTGGTTTCGCGCACGAAGCCCGGAGATCGCAACTGCATCGCCGTCACCAGCAGTGTGTCGCGCGAGGGCAAGAGCGTGACCACGGCCAATCTCGCCGTGACGCTCGCCGAGATTCGACACATGCGCGTTCTCGCGATGGATGGCGATTTGCGAGGCGGCGTGCTGGGCGGCCTCTTTGGGGTTTCATCGTCCCCGGGCCTGGCGGATCTGCTGATCGGCCGAAGCAGCTTGTCCGAAGTGCTGGTCAAAACGACGTTGCCGAATCTCTGGGTGATGCCGGCGGGCCGCGCGGGCGACCCCTCCGGCGTGGCGGAATTGCTCAATTCAAAGGCCCTTTCACGAACGATGGAGCAGATCCGCGAGAGGTACGACTACATCCTTGTCGATACACCTCCGGTGCAACGGTTGGCGGATGTCGGCGTGATGGGTGCTCTATGCACGGGAATCATCATGGTGGTTCGGATGCACAAGACGCCGGCCCACCTGGTTCGGCAGTCGGTGAGCTGGCTCCAATTGAACCGGCTCAACGTGATCGGCTGCATCGCGTCGGCCTGCCAGATGCCTTCGGCACGCTACTCGTACGACCCGGCGGACCGCGCGGCCTGACCGAAGGTCGAGCGAGCGGTCGAGCGCGATCCGCTCCGGCCGTTTCCATTCACGAAATCTCGCGCGAGGATGAAGCTGCCTACGCGGAATACGTTCGCGCGCATCGCGACGCAACCGTGTTTCATCGCCTGGCATGGCGGCGCGCGGTCGAACAAGCGTTTGGTCATCGACCAGCCTATTTCATGGCGCGGCGCGGGCGCGAAGTCGCCGGTGTTCTCCCGCTGTTCCAAGTTGAAAGCTGGCTTGCGGGCAGGCTTCTCGTCAGCGTGCCGTACGGCGTGTACGGCGGTGTGCTGGCGAGCGACTCGACAGCGGCGGATGGCATGCTCGCAGCAGGGAAGCGCCTGGCGGAACAGCTGAATGCCCGCTCGCTGGAGTTTCGCTCCATGACGCCGGTGGATGAGACGCTTCCCGTAACGAGCGGCCATGCGTCGTTTCGCCGGGATCTGCCGGGCTGCGAGTCGGGATTGGAGACATTTCTCCCGCGCAAGGCACGAGCCGCCGCGAGGAAGGCGACCGAACGGCACGCGCTGACGACGGTGTTTGGCGCGAACCACCTCGACGCCGTATGGCATTTGTATGCCCGCTCAATGCGGCGGCTCGGCTCGGTGAATTATCCGATGCGATTTTTCCGCGCGTTGGCAGCGCAGTTCGATTCAGACATGGTCGTGCAGGTTGTGCGTTACTCCGGGAGGCCCGTCGCGGGGCTGGTTTCATTCGTTCATCGCGATGAATTCATGCCGTACTTTGTGGGGTTCGATGAGCGCGTTGATCTGTACGGCGTGAGCCAGTACCTGTATCTCGAATCGATGCGATGGGCCGTTCGGAACGGGTGCCGGGTTTACGACTTCGGGCGAAGCCGAGTGGACAATCACGGCGCGTACGAGTTCAAGCGATTGTGCGGCTTTGAGCCGCGCCCGCTGGGTTATCAGGTGTATGTGCCCGGGGGTCGCCCAGCGCCCGATCTGTCGGCGGGTTCGGCGAAGTGGCGCATGGCCAGGCAGGCGTGGAAGTATCTACCATTGGCGGTGGCGCGACCGTTGGGCGCGTGGCTGTCGAAGTCGATTCCGGGGTGAGTTTCATGGCACGACCGCGCGTATTGTTCCTGTCTCCGCGTCCGCCGTTTCCGCCGAACAAAGGCGACAAGATTCGGACGCACCAGGCGTTCTGCGCGCTGGCGGATTCGTGCGACGTGTACACCGCGAGCTTTGTTTCGAATGCACAGGAGCGGGCGGACTTCGCGCAGGTCGCGGCTTGCTGCGCCGATTCACTGGCCGTGTCGCGCCGGGCGTTGATCGGCCTGTTGCGCGGCGCGGTGGAACAACTGCGCGGCGGCACGGTCACGCTGGGTGCATACGCAAGCTGGGCGCTGCACGCGCGTGTCGCGGCGTGGACCGCCGAGTCGCCGTTCGACGCGGTTTATGCATTCGGCGGGGCGATGGCGCCGTATGCACTGGCGGCCGGCGCACGGCGGCGCGTGCTGGATCTTTGCGATGCCGACAGCGAGAAGTGGCTAAGCTTTGCTGGCCTGCGCGATCAAGAGGCAGATGAAGCATGTCAGACGACGGCGAACGTTTTCTTACGGGCGGTGTACGCGCGCGAGGGGCGTCGCCTGCGGGAGCGCGAATTGACCTGGCTGGACGCGTTTGATGCGGTGACGGTCGTGACCCGGCGCGAGGCAAGCGTGCTGGATCCCGCCGGCGCGAGGAAGAATCTGCACGTCTTGTCCAACTCCGCGCCGATCATTGAATCGGCCCCGCCCGCGTCACACAGTCGACCGATTGTTTCGTTCACCGGCGCGCTGGATTACAAGCCCAACGTGGACGGGCTTCTTTGGTTCGTGCGGGAGGTCTGGCCGCTTGTTCGCCGGCAGGCGCCGGCGGCGCGATTGCGGATCGTCGGCCGCGCGCCGGTGCGACCCTTGCGTCAGATTCACGGCATCGACGATGTCGAAGTGATCGCGAATGTCCCGAGCATTTCGCCGTACCTGCTGGCGTCGCGCGTGGCGATCGCGCCGATGCGCGTCTCGCGCGGATTGCCGAACAAGGTGCTCGAGGCGATGGGGGCCGCCCGGCCCGTCGTTGCGACACCGGCGGTTGGCAAGAGCCTTTGCGCGAAGAAGGGTGAGGGCATTCTGATCGCGGAGAACGCGGCGGAATTCTCCGGGGAAGTGGTGCGGCTGCTTCGTGATGACGAAGCCTGCGATCAAGTAGGGGAGTCGGGCAGGGCCTTTGTGCGCGGGAATCATGACGTGGACGTGATCCACGCTGCATGGCGAACAATGGTCATGAAAGGACACGACGGCGCGTGGACAGATACAGGTGAGCACGCTGCCCGTCCTATAACGGCGCATCGCTCGGCAGCTCAACCCGGCCGCTCCCGGCCACGCATTCCTGCCGCGATCTGACTTCAGTTTGGCATCACCGGTCTCGATAGAACATAGAGTGCGGCGATATGGGACGCGACGGGGTGGACCGTGCGCGCCGGTTGCCTTTGCACGCGCGCAAGGATGCGCCGGTGATTCATCCGATCGAACAAGACAATGATCAATTAACGCGCGACCGTCCGAGCCTGCGCCTGCATCGTGGCCGTGAAGTGGGGATGGGCGGTCGAGAGGCGGCCGCATCGGTCATCGGCCGGCCGGTGAGCGCAGGCGATGCCGCGATACCGCGGAAGCTCCTTGTCATCGCCAGCCGCTTTCCGCCCGTCGCTTCCGTTGGCGCGATTCGCATTCGCAAGTTCGTGAAGTATCTGCGTGAGCACGGCTGGGAAAGCGTCGTCGTGACCGGCGCTCAACGGCAGCCGCAGCCCTCGAGTGAAGACGCGCGGCGAGCCTGCGACCTGTCGAGTCTTCAGGACGTGCCGGCTGATCTGGAAGTGCATCGTCTCGGCCCGAATGCGGACGATGGACCGCGCCGATGGAGCCGCGAGCTGGGCGCGTTAATTGGTATCCCTGGTTCGCTGGTGGGCTGCGACGCGCAGCGGTGCACCGATTGGCTCGCGTGGCGCATGCAGGCGCTCGGTGAGCGGCTGGCGTTCCCCGATCGGGGAATCTGGCGGACTTCCGAGGCGGTTCGGCTGGCGGTGGCGCTTCATCGGCGGCACGCCTTCGATGCGATTTTCTCTTCGGGTATGCCGTTCAGTGATCACGTGATCGCGCTGCAGGTGCAGGCGCGGTTGCGCCGGCCCTGGGTGGCCGATTTTCGTGATCCGTGGGTGGAGTACATTCACTGGCCGCAGTGGACGACGCGGCTCGGTGCGGGGCTGACGCGTCTGGCCGAAGCGGCGGTGATCTGGCGCGCGGCGGCGGTCGTGAGCGTGAACGATCACATGACGCGGCGATTCAGCGAGCGTTATCGCCGTGCCGCGGGGAAGTTCGTCACCATTGAGAACGGCTTTGACCCCGGCGATTTTCCCGCAGCGCCGCAGGCCGCGCGGCGCGAGTTTCAACTGTTGTACGCCGGTTCGCTTTATGGCCAGCGCGGGCCGGATACAGTGCTCGCTGCGTTTCGCCGTTTCGTGGAGCGAACGCCCGGCAGTGCCTCGCACGCGCGATTTGATTTCATTGGTCGCGTCGGGCCGTTTGCCGATCGGTTTGATCGCGCGGAGGACGCGGGACGTGTGCGCTACCTCGGAATGAAGCCGCACCGCGAAGCGATGGAAGCCATGGCGGGCGCATCGGCCAACGTGGTCCTGCTGCCTCGGACGGCGGGCGGCGAAGGCGACAGCACGGCAAAAATATACGAATGCATTGGTATTGGGCGGCCGATTCTCGCCGTCGTGCCGTCGGGCGGGGAGGCGGCGCGGCTGCTCGAGGGCATGGCCGGTGCACAAGTCTGCGAGCCGGACGACGCGGAGGCGATCAGCCGCGGAATCGGCGTGCTGTACACGCGCTGGCTGGCGGGGGCCGATCACGTTTCGCATCCGGCGGACCGGTTGGTGGCGATGACGCGGCAGCATCAGGCCGGTTGCCTCGCGGGCGTTTTGAATCGCGTGGTCGGTCGGCGCGCCGGCAAGGGAGCGGTGTGAGTCATGAGTACGTTTGTGCAAGGCCGAACGTTTGAGACATGGACCGGACGGGTGGTGCGAAAGCTTCGCCGCCGGCGAAACGAAACGTGCATTCACGTTCTCGCGTATCACAGCATTTCCGCGCGGCCGTCGGTCTTCACGGACGGCACGGGCCTGCGACACGAGCCGGCGGAGTTTGAGCGGCATCTGGACTACCTCCTCGCGCACTATGAGCCGATGCGTTTGAGCGATGTCGTCGCGCGGTTGGAGCGCGGCGAGCCGGTGCATCGATCCGTGGTGATCACGTTCGATGACGGCTTCGCCGATGCCATGCACACGGCCGGGGCCATCACGGTCCGGCGTCGCGTTCCGGTGACGATTTTTCCGGTGACGGGGGTTGTCGGGAATCAGGACTTGATGTGGCAGCACAAACTGGCGTGGCTCTGCGCGAACGGGCACGGGGATCGCGCTGGGCAGGCGCTGTCGGCTGCGGGAGTCGGATCGCGCGGGGCCGAGGAAACGGTGGAGTCGTTCGCGCGAAGATGTTTTCATGCGGGCGTGCCTGAACTGCTGGAGGAAGTCGTGCGGCGCGTCGGCAGCAGCGGGCGAGAAATCGCGTCGTCGCTGCGACCCTATCTCGAGCCGGAGGACATCGCCCGCGCCGAGCCGGACCTGTTTGAATTCGGCAATCACACGCATCGACATGTCATACTTTCGGCACTGGATGAAGCCGGTCAGCGTGCGGAGCTGGAAACGGCGCGCGATTTGCTGCGTGCCTGGACCGGTGCGGCGCCGATCGCGCTGGCCTATCCGTTCGGGCTGAAGCGGCACTACACGCAGCGCACGACGCAGCTGGCCGTCGAGACCGGGCATCGTGCCATGCTCGATGCGCGACGTCGCGTGAATGTGACCGGTCGCACGCGGGCGACCGAGTTGAGTCGCAAGCCCGCACCCGTAGGCTCCCAGATCGATTTCGAAATGCTGGTCGAGGACTGGCCGGCGAACTCGGCGGCGCTTGAGCAACGATGACGATGCGTGACTGGAATTCATCCGTGCGCGGTGGGCTTCAGCGCGAGGGCGCGGCGCCTGTGCTTGTCGTTGCGCCGTACGTGGGTGAGTTCGGTTGGGAGCTCATGAACTGGCAGGGACGCGTGCGATGGGAAACCCAGCGCGGCGTCTGGCGGCGCGTGCTGATTTGCGCTCCAAGCGGCCGAGGGGAATTGTACGACGCGGGCGCATCCGCGTGCGCCGACGACGTGCAGTCGACGAGTATGCGTTTTCTGCCGGCGGAGACGGATGATGCGCCGGGAGAGGCGAGCGAGGATCATCGCATCGCAGCCGACGGTCGGCCGATGGAGCCCAAGTGCCTGGAAGAATACGCGCGAGTGCGGTGCATCGCGGCATGCGAAACAGCGGGTGAGCATGAGATCGCGGACGCGCTGCGAAGTTCTGATTCATCGCATGTGCGACTGCTGACACCCGGATTTCACGGGGAATTGTGGCCGGCGACGGATCGGCATCAGCAGTTTGTGTCATATCGTCGGCCGCGTGCAGTCGCGCTGGATGTGCTGCTAGTGCCGCGGACGCGGAGCACGGCGACAGAGCGGAATCAACCCGCAACCTGGTGGGATGAACTGGCGGATCGATTGCGCGAACGCGGGCTGCGAGTTGATCGCTATGCCGCGACTCTTGACGAGGCGATTGAGCAGTTGTCGGCGACGCGCTTGGCGGCTGGCGCTTCGACCGGCGGCTTGCACCTGGCCAGTCTCTGCCGGTGTCCGCATTTTGTGTGGGGCCCCGGAGATGAGCGGCGCTGGACACGGCTGCGCATGACGAATCAGCAGCGCTACGAGACGATCTGGAATCCGCTCGGCACGCCATGCAGGTATGAACCGTGTGGCTGGACGCCGGCGATCGAAGCAATCGAGCGCGGAATCGTCCGCGCGCTGGAACAGATTGGACTACCCCGGGGGGCCGGCGCGCGGGGCAGTGTTTCCAACAGCCGGTGGCGGGCAGCATGGCGCGTGCGGCGTGGCTTGTCGCGATTGATGTTTGCGCCCGTGGACAGCGCCGTGCCGTGGCGGTTGCGAGAGTTTGTGAGGAACAGCGTGGTATGACGGATCGGTGTCCACAACCCGGTCGGCGGCGCGTGCTGCTATTGAGTTATCACTACCCGCCGATGGGCGGCAGCGGCGTGCAGCGTGCCGCATTTCTGGCACGCCATCTCTGCGAGCTGGGTTGGGACGTGCATGTGCTTCGCGCCGGACACCGGCACCATCCTCTGCGCGATGAGTCGCTGGCGGGCAGCGATCGGGATTCATCGGGGCCGGCGGTGCACAACGTCTTCGGATGGGATGCCGGGGGCGCAGCGACGAAATTGGCCCGCTGGATTCCTGTCGCCGCGCCGCGAGCCTGGGTGGAAGATCGGATTTACTGGCGACTTGATCGTTGGCAGCGCCGGTCGGTCGGCGCGGAGCCGCAGCAGTGGTGGACCGGAGCGGCGGTTCGCGCCGCGGTGCACCTGGCGCAGAACAAACCGTTTGACGCAATCATCTCGACGTCGCCTCCGCACTCGGTGCACCGGGCCGCGATTGAAATCGCCCGGCGGCTGTCGAATCCGTGGATCGCCGACCTGCGCGACCCGATCACGGACAATTTCGCGTATCAGCCGCGGTGCAGCGCCGAACACGAGCAATGGTCGGCGCTGGAGCGCGACATCGTGTCGCGCGCCGAGATCGTGGTCGTAACGTGTGAAGACTTGAGAGACCGACTCTCGGCGCGATACGGGCCCGGCGAAGCGATTCGGGTGATCCCAAATGGCTACGACGAGGCGGCAGGCGCGACGATTCAAGGAGCCGGCGAGGGGTTGCGAGAGTCGCTTCAGCGGTCACGTCCGTCCGAGTCGCTGTGCATCACCAGCGTCGGTTCATTTTACCGAGATCAGTCGGCGGGCCTGTTGCTGGGAGCCTTGCGGCGAGTCAATGCCGGGGCAGCCGAGCCGCGGGTGCGATGGCGCATCGTGGGCAGCGTTTCGGCGCAGCAGCAGGCGTTGTTTGAGCCTGGCGATTCGCGCTTTGTCGAACGCGTCGGATATGTCTCGCACGGCGAAGCGCTGGGGGCGATGCGTCGGGCGGACGTGCTCTTTCTGATGACGCCGGCGAATGCGGGCGGGGCATTGTGCATTCCCGCGAAGACGTTCGAATACCTCGCGTCGGGGCGGCACGCGCTGGCTGTCGTTCATCCCGGAACGCACTTGCATCGGATCCTGCTCGCCGCTGGAAACGTGACGATTGTAATGCATGGCGACGATGCTGACGAATCGCTGGCGCGCGCGCTGGAGACCTGCCGATCGCGTTTCATCGCCGGACAATTGCAGGCTTCGCGCGATGTTGCGTTCGTCAACCGCTTCACGCGACGAGCAATCGCGGAGCAATTCGCGCTGCTGTTGGAGGGGTTTGAGGGCCGACGCGGGATTGATGCGACCGCGCAGGCTCGTCAATCAGCGCAAGCGGAACGTTGCAACCAGGAATGCACGGTAGCCTCGCATTCAAGTCGCTCATCGCGAAAGGGGGCTGCACGATGAACGTGCTTTGGCATATGCCGACGCTGCGCGCCAACACGTGCGGCTTATCACGTCGTGCGCTTCGATACGCCGGCGCGCTGCGCGAGGCGGGGCACGACGTGAGCTTTCTCGTCCGGCGTGACAGCACCGACATCGTAGCCGAGTTGGACGGATTCCCGGTGCATCGTGTCGACACACGCCGAGCCGAGGCGCCGCACTGGTCGCTTCAGGCGCTGGCTCGCCGCGCCGCCGTGAAGCGCGTATTGCGCGGGCGCTCAACAGATTTTGACTTGTTCGTCACATGCCAGCCGGAGGCGGTGCTCGCGCACGAGTCCGGGCGGTCGGCCGCGCCGTGCGTGTTTGTATGCGGCGGCTCGACGCTTCTGCATGACGATGCCCTGGCCGAGCGCATGCTGGATCGCTGCGCTGGCGCACGGCGATTGTGGAATAGCGCGGCGCTGGTCGTCGATCGGTGGTTCAAACGCGACGCAGAACGGCGAGCGATGCAGCGAGCGGACGCCGTGGTGTTCAACAGCCAGACCACGTTTTGCCGAGCGCGTGAGAGCTACGAGATCGACAGCCCGAAGATGACGGCAATCGTAGGCGGCGTTGATACGCGGGTGTTTCGTCCACCGACCGGCACGCAACGGGACGCGGCTCGCGCGGCGCTGCGATTGCCCGCCGATTCATTCGTTATCGCGTGGACCGGTCGAATTTCAGCCGAGAAGGGTGTTGAGCGGCTGCTGGAAGCCGCACAGGCGGTGTCCGGTTTGGCGATGACCGTGCTGCTTGCCGGAGATGGTCCGGAGCGAACGGCGATGGAAGCGCTGGCGCGACGGCTCGGGCTGGAAGCGCGAGTTTGCTTTGTCGGTGCGTTGGGTGATGTACGGCCGATACTGCACGCAGCCGACGTATTCGTGTTTCCGTCAGTCGGAGAGTCGTTCGGCAACGCGATGGCCGAGGCGATGGCGTGCGGACTGCCGTGCATCGGACTGCGTTCCGACGGGCGAGGCGTGAAGAATGCGAATATTGAATTGCTCGACGACGGGCGGGCGGGGTTGCTTGTGGACCCGGCCTCACCCGTTGGATTAGCCCAGGCCATTGGACAGCTTGCCGCATGTGCCCGACTGCGAGAGGAACTGGGTCGGGCGGCGCGTGCCCGCGCCGTGACCGAGTTTTGCTGGCGTGCGGCCGAGGCGCGATTCGTCCGACTGGCCGAGCGCGTGGCGCGCGTTGCGCGAGGCGCCACTGTTTGCCCGGCCGAATGGGATGCGGCGCCTGCTCCGGGGACTTCCATGTTTTCAAACAGACTCGTTTCGGCCATGCAAGCAAAGCAGGACGCCGCCGCGCGCGAGCGCCTGCAACTTCGAACTTCGTGAGGTCCGTTTCATGCGTTTCGCCATTTATGTCGGCATCCTGATCGCGATCATCCCGCTTGTGTTCTCGCGGCCGTTCTTCGGCCTCTGCGCGTACCTCGTGGTGTCCATCCTTCAACCGAAGTACCTCTGCTGGCAACCGGATTTTCAGGATGCCTTTCTTGTAGGGCTCCCGCTCGTCATTGGAGCAGTGGCGATCGGCGTCAAGCGGCACGCCGTTCGGCCGGTACGGGATGGACGGGGTCAGGTCACGGCGTTGAAGTCGATTCAGGAGCGCGCTCCATTGTTTGAAATGGCCTGGCCGCTGCTGGTGCTCGGGCTGCTGATCGCTTACATCGGCGCGACGCGGCCGCTCTCGGGGTATCCGCTTGCCGAGACCTCGTCGGCGTTTCGAAGTTTGTGCAAGGTGCTAATCGTCACGGCGATCCTGACGGGGATGTGCTCCGAGGCGAAGCGATTTCGAATCCTTTATGGTGTGGTGGCGGTCTCCGCGGCATTCTGGGCGATCAAAGGGGGATTGAAAGTCGCGCTGCTGGGACCGCATCAGGTTTACGGCAAGACGTATGACAACAACTTGTTCGCCCTGACGTCTGCGATGGCCTTGCCTATGTTGTTTTATTTCGGGCAGTCGCTGAAGCGACTTCGCTGGCGATGGCTGTTTGCCGCGGGTTCGGGTCTGACCTGTCTGGCGATCCTCGGGTCTGGCTCGCGCGCGGGGTTTGTGGCGCTGGCGGTCGTCCTGTGGTGCATGGCGTGGAGCAGCAAGTATCGTTTTCGCGCGATCATGGCGGTGTCTCTATTTGTCAGCATCGTTTACATCGCCGCCGGCGACGAAGTACGCGATCGCGTTGCCTCGATTATCAATTTTCAGGAGGACAAGTCCGCCAGCTCCCGCTTCGTTACATGGACGGCCGCGCGCGACATGATGGCCAGCAGGCCGGTCTTCGGCGTCGGCTTCGGCAATTTTGAGACGGCGCGGAAGGCGGCGGGCGGTGGCGGAAAGGCGGCACACAACATCTTCCTGGAGGCCGCGGCCGAATTGGGAATCTTCGGGTTGATGTTCTGGCTCCTGCTGGTGCTGGGGAGCATATTCAGCCTCTGGCGGTTCATGCGCTGGTCGCGCCGGCTGCCCGCCGATCTGAAATGGGCCTACCTTTGGTCACGCGGATTGCTGCTTGGGTTGGTGGCGTTCTGTGTGCACGGGCTTTTTCACAACGAGGAATTCCTTGAGCTGATGCTCACGATCATCGGCATGAACGTCGCGCTCCAGGCAGCCACCCACAGGACCTTGCGGGAGCGGCGATTGCGACGATCTTTGGCAGATCACGGTACCAATTCAGCAGATTCGCTGTCGGAGTCCGGTCACCCAGGGGCCTCGAGGCTGCCGGCCATACCGCCTGTGGCCGGGGCCTATGCACGGCCTCGCCTTGGCACTGCATAAACAATTTCGCCAAGTCGGAAGGATTCACCGCTTATACTCCGGGGCATGTCGCATGATGTTCCGCACCGCTTTCGTCACATCCTGATCTCCCGTGCGGTGGTTGCGATGCCGCTGGTCGCTGGCCTTGTGTGGACGTTGACCCCGGCTTTTCGGCCGAGTGCGGCAACGTTAACGAGCGAACCGTTGCGATTCTCTTACTGGGGGGGAGTTGACGATCACCGCATGTGGTCGGAGATCGTGGACGGCTTTCACGCATCCCAACCCGGGCTGCGCGTGCGAGGCGAGTGGCTGCCGTTGTCAGGCTACAGCGTCAAGTTGAGTCAACAGTTCATCGGTCGAACCGCGCCGGACATCATTCTTTTTCAGGATGAACCGCTGCCGCGCTATGCGCGAGAATTTGTCGAGCTCACTCGCTGGGTACAAACTGATCCCATCGTGCAGGCGATTTGTGATGACTTTCAACCCGGCGCGCGCGAAGCCTTGCAGGTTGAGTCGCAATTGCGGGGTGTACCGGTCATGGGGGGCGTCACGCTTATCTACTGCAATCTGGCCGCGTTTCGGCGCGCGGCTGATTTCCACGGACGGCCGATTCTCAAACCCGGGCCTATGTGGACACTTGACGAGTTTGTCCTGTTGTGTCGCGATCTGACACTCGATCTGAACGGCGACGGGCGAACCGACCAGTATGGGTTTTTTCAGCCGCACTGGGTCTATTATCTTCCGTTCGCGTGGTCGTGCGGCGCAAGTCTGACCGATGAATCGGGATCGACCTGGGCCTTGGCGGGCGCGCCGGCTGAACGGGCATTCGCGCTTTACGCAGACCTGCGCCATCGTTGGATCGTGACTCCGTCGCCAGGCGATTACGCGGGACAGAATTCCGACACGGCGTTCCTGTCGGGTCGGGTTGCGATGTGCGTCAATGGTCCATGGTTTCAGACGTTTCTCGCAGGTACGGCGCTGGAAGGCGACTACGCGGTGGCGCCGATTCCCGCCGGACCGGGAGGCTCGGCATCACGCGCCACGTGGGACGGGCTGTGCATCTACCGCGGTTGCGAGGGTGAGCGGGCCGCGGGAGCACGGCGGTTCCTCGCCTATGCACTTGGCGAGGCAGCGCAAACCGTCGTGGCCAGACACCAGCGTGCCATACCGGTCCGCCGGTCGTGCGGAGCAGCATTTGTCGAGTTCGGCGGAGGCGCCGGATCACCGGCAGATGTGTTTCTCAATGAACTGGCCCGTGCGCGGATGCAGCGCGCCACACCGGACTGGGTTGAAATGAGCCGGTGTGTCTCGCGTCACCTGACATCGGTCCTGCTGGAGGGCGATGCCCGACGTTCACCATCGGAGGCGATTTCGGCGCTCGCGCGAGAGCGTGTCATACGCGAGCGCTTTTCCGGAGCGCGGGATTCTTCTACGCGAGAGAAGCCATGAGCGACCATTGCTCCGGGAAGCAGGCTGCGCCGATTCATCGTGAGGCCCGCTGGCTCCTCGCGCCGTGGTGGTGCGGGTTGGGGTTGGTGTTTGGCGCGCCGGTGGCGGGTCTTATTCTGATTTCGTTTACGAACTGG includes these proteins:
- the ptk gene encoding Tyrosine-protein kinase ptk — encoded protein: MGRIADALKKAEQERAIRQAERAETTPAPETSGGAADVQPVPPNELVDRPAVLTSGAAPGGCPVIASNQVDPSVVAWTDRSSQIAEQYRAARTWLVSRTKPGDRNCIAVTSSVSREGKSVTTANLAVTLAEIRHMRVLAMDGDLRGGVLGGLFGVSSSPGLADLLIGRSSLSEVLVKTTLPNLWVMPAGRAGDPSGVAELLNSKALSRTMEQIRERYDYILVDTPPVQRLADVGVMGALCTGIIMVVRMHKTPAHLVRQSVSWLQLNRLNVIGCIASACQMPSARYSYDPADRAA
- a CDS encoding Glycosyl transferases group 1 — protein: MARPRVLFLSPRPPFPPNKGDKIRTHQAFCALADSCDVYTASFVSNAQERADFAQVAACCADSLAVSRRALIGLLRGAVEQLRGGTVTLGAYASWALHARVAAWTAESPFDAVYAFGGAMAPYALAAGARRRVLDLCDADSEKWLSFAGLRDQEADEACQTTANVFLRAVYAREGRRLRERELTWLDAFDAVTVVTRREASVLDPAGARKNLHVLSNSAPIIESAPPASHSRPIVSFTGALDYKPNVDGLLWFVREVWPLVRRQAPAARLRIVGRAPVRPLRQIHGIDDVEVIANVPSISPYLLASRVAIAPMRVSRGLPNKVLEAMGAARPVVATPAVGKSLCAKKGEGILIAENAAEFSGEVVRLLRDDEACDQVGESGRAFVRGNHDVDVIHAAWRTMVMKGHDGAWTDTGEHAARPITAHRSAAQPGRSRPRIPAAI
- a CDS encoding Polysaccharide deacetylase, yielding MSTFVQGRTFETWTGRVVRKLRRRRNETCIHVLAYHSISARPSVFTDGTGLRHEPAEFERHLDYLLAHYEPMRLSDVVARLERGEPVHRSVVITFDDGFADAMHTAGAITVRRRVPVTIFPVTGVVGNQDLMWQHKLAWLCANGHGDRAGQALSAAGVGSRGAEETVESFARRCFHAGVPELLEEVVRRVGSSGREIASSLRPYLEPEDIARAEPDLFEFGNHTHRHVILSALDEAGQRAELETARDLLRAWTGAAPIALAYPFGLKRHYTQRTTQLAVETGHRAMLDARRRVNVTGRTRATELSRKPAPVGSQIDFEMLVEDWPANSAALEQR
- the mshA_2 gene encoding D-inositol 3-phosphate glycosyltransferase; amino-acid sequence: MNVLWHMPTLRANTCGLSRRALRYAGALREAGHDVSFLVRRDSTDIVAELDGFPVHRVDTRRAEAPHWSLQALARRAAVKRVLRGRSTDFDLFVTCQPEAVLAHESGRSAAPCVFVCGGSTLLHDDALAERMLDRCAGARRLWNSAALVVDRWFKRDAERRAMQRADAVVFNSQTTFCRARESYEIDSPKMTAIVGGVDTRVFRPPTGTQRDAARAALRLPADSFVIAWTGRISAEKGVERLLEAAQAVSGLAMTVLLAGDGPERTAMEALARRLGLEARVCFVGALGDVRPILHAADVFVFPSVGESFGNAMAEAMACGLPCIGLRSDGRGVKNANIELLDDGRAGLLVDPASPVGLAQAIGQLAACARLREELGRAARARAVTEFCWRAAEARFVRLAERVARVARGATVCPAEWDAAPAPGTSMFSNRLVSAMQAKQDAAARERLQLRTS
- a CDS encoding O-Antigen ligase; this encodes MRFAIYVGILIAIIPLVFSRPFFGLCAYLVVSILQPKYLCWQPDFQDAFLVGLPLVIGAVAIGVKRHAVRPVRDGRGQVTALKSIQERAPLFEMAWPLLVLGLLIAYIGATRPLSGYPLAETSSAFRSLCKVLIVTAILTGMCSEAKRFRILYGVVAVSAAFWAIKGGLKVALLGPHQVYGKTYDNNLFALTSAMALPMLFYFGQSLKRLRWRWLFAAGSGLTCLAILGSGSRAGFVALAVVLWCMAWSSKYRFRAIMAVSLFVSIVYIAAGDEVRDRVASIINFQEDKSASSRFVTWTAARDMMASRPVFGVGFGNFETARKAAGGGGKAAHNIFLEAAAELGIFGLMFWLLLVLGSIFSLWRFMRWSRRLPADLKWAYLWSRGLLLGLVAFCVHGLFHNEEFLELMLTIIGMNVALQAATHRTLRERRLRRSLADHGTNSADSLSESGHPGASRLPAIPPVAGAYARPRLGTA
- a CDS encoding Bacterial extracellular solute-binding protein codes for the protein MPLVAGLVWTLTPAFRPSAATLTSEPLRFSYWGGVDDHRMWSEIVDGFHASQPGLRVRGEWLPLSGYSVKLSQQFIGRTAPDIILFQDEPLPRYAREFVELTRWVQTDPIVQAICDDFQPGAREALQVESQLRGVPVMGGVTLIYCNLAAFRRAADFHGRPILKPGPMWTLDEFVLLCRDLTLDLNGDGRTDQYGFFQPHWVYYLPFAWSCGASLTDESGSTWALAGAPAERAFALYADLRHRWIVTPSPGDYAGQNSDTAFLSGRVAMCVNGPWFQTFLAGTALEGDYAVAPIPAGPGGSASRATWDGLCIYRGCEGERAAGARRFLAYALGEAAQTVVARHQRAIPVRRSCGAAFVEFGGGAGSPADVFLNELARARMQRATPDWVEMSRCVSRHLTSVLLEGDARRSPSEAISALARERVIRERFSGARDSSTREKP